A part of Desulfobacter sp. genomic DNA contains:
- a CDS encoding hydrogenase iron-sulfur subunit, with protein MDRPFTWALGKAEGAMGLTFNVGRLAELVGVHRNTITNWIKKGVLPATPAPAKRYTLSKEAFIIFCTRANIPATVMDRVLSDPSMQEGDGTDRSAAEAASGTDVTAPVAENASDSVMVVGGGIAGIQAALDLADTGFDVFLVEKSAGIGGTMARLDKTFPTDDCAPCILLPRLADCVRRPNIRLITLAEVDSVAGRVGDFKIRIKKTPRYIDVDQCMACGLCAQKCPVSVIDDFDQGLGRRKAVYLPYDQSEPRKYAVDPDACLWLTRKKCRVCEAVCPTGAMNFRQAGSVEDLRVGAVVLAPGFSPYDPAGNDFYGYPVTPDLVTSLEFERLLSAGGPTGGVLLRPSDLTAPKRIAWVQCVGSRHINGCNTAYCSNICCMSTVKQGMAVAEQPGGRRTERVVFVEDVRSHGKESEAYFMRAKSGGIRFVRALPSALEPGARSRGVRVEYKDGTGRTRTEAFDMAVLAIGFEAPQGAGRLARQFGIELDGQGFAQTPYFEPVETSRAGVYAAGAFKNPVAIPRAVVQASAAAASVSKALAGRRRTLAGEEDLPRERDISGEAPSIGVFICSCGSNISGVVDVTALGEYAAALSHVDYVENNLFTCAVAVQKNIRDRIREMKLNRIVIAACSPLTHEHMFRSTLREAGLNGYMVEMANIRNLNAWVHRENPRGATRKAMAQVGMAVARVALNTPLARVPIGVVPRALVVGGGVAGMTAALTIADAGIHTLIVEKETRLGGNALNLDTCFNGDPVGPMLADLIRRVEGHPHIRVCMGAVLEDGGGAAGRFTAKIRAGRTLESFSFGAAVMATGGVEARPGEYGFGPQTRPGVMTQMEFDRQVMARREKLDRTSDVVFIQCVGSREDGRIYCSRICCIHSVKAAIALKQHDPGIRVHILYREIRTYGKWETLYTRAKALGVSFVRYTRETKPVVSFGDNQIRVAAAAPRGGTLTINADYLVLASGVTAGDNRSLAEMFRFSVNEDGFFNGAHPKLRPVDLSVAGLFLAGLCNYPKPMDESIEEARAAGLRAVNLLSQNEIKSDAVKAYVTDGCDGCALCVDACPFGAISLVSQGRDKGTDGIGKRGGRAAVDPALCQGCGICAATCGRDGILVRGFTTDQLRAQVLAAQGPSGSGFDPIIVGFLCNWCSYAGADGAGAARLQYPAGFRPIRVMCSGMVRPDLVLDAFNSGADGVIVLGCHPGECHYIEGNTRAAARAGALSFSLDRMGINPERFGLGWISAAQAGAFAREVAAFSQKIKGLGPLARGTKRKGAADEIFF; from the coding sequence ATGGATAGACCATTTACATGGGCTTTGGGAAAGGCAGAGGGAGCCATGGGGCTGACCTTTAATGTCGGGCGCCTGGCCGAATTGGTCGGAGTCCACCGCAATACCATCACCAACTGGATCAAAAAAGGGGTGCTGCCGGCAACCCCTGCGCCGGCAAAGCGCTATACCCTTTCAAAAGAAGCGTTTATCATTTTCTGCACCCGGGCCAATATCCCGGCCACGGTAATGGACCGGGTGCTGTCCGACCCGTCCATGCAGGAGGGGGACGGGACGGACCGGTCAGCGGCAGAAGCGGCGTCTGGAACGGATGTAACGGCACCCGTTGCTGAAAATGCTTCGGATTCGGTCATGGTGGTGGGGGGCGGCATTGCCGGCATCCAGGCGGCACTGGACCTTGCCGATACCGGGTTTGATGTCTTTTTGGTTGAAAAGAGTGCCGGCATCGGCGGCACCATGGCCCGGCTTGACAAAACCTTTCCCACGGATGACTGCGCCCCCTGTATTCTCCTTCCCAGGCTGGCGGACTGCGTCCGCCGTCCCAACATCAGACTGATTACCCTGGCCGAGGTGGACTCGGTGGCCGGGCGGGTCGGGGATTTTAAAATCCGGATCAAGAAAACGCCTAGATATATTGATGTGGATCAGTGTATGGCCTGCGGCCTCTGTGCCCAGAAATGCCCGGTGTCTGTCATTGATGATTTTGACCAGGGATTGGGACGGCGGAAGGCCGTATATCTGCCCTATGACCAGTCCGAGCCCAGGAAGTACGCGGTTGATCCTGATGCCTGCCTCTGGCTGACCCGGAAAAAATGCCGGGTGTGCGAGGCGGTCTGTCCGACAGGCGCAATGAATTTCAGGCAGGCCGGGAGTGTGGAGGATCTCCGTGTGGGGGCGGTGGTGCTTGCACCGGGGTTTTCCCCCTATGATCCGGCTGGAAATGATTTTTACGGGTATCCTGTGACCCCGGACCTGGTGACCAGTCTGGAGTTTGAGCGGCTGCTTTCTGCGGGCGGTCCCACGGGTGGTGTGCTTCTCCGGCCGTCGGACCTGACGGCGCCCAAAAGAATCGCATGGGTGCAATGTGTCGGTTCCAGACATATCAACGGCTGCAACACCGCCTATTGTTCCAATATCTGTTGTATGTCCACGGTGAAACAGGGGATGGCAGTGGCCGAGCAGCCCGGGGGGCGCAGGACGGAACGGGTGGTTTTTGTGGAGGATGTGCGCAGCCACGGCAAGGAGTCCGAGGCCTATTTCATGCGGGCAAAGTCCGGCGGTATCCGGTTCGTCCGGGCCCTGCCCAGCGCGCTGGAACCGGGTGCCAGGAGCAGAGGGGTCCGGGTCGAATATAAGGATGGCACCGGGAGGACACGAACCGAGGCCTTTGACATGGCGGTGCTGGCCATTGGGTTTGAGGCACCCCAGGGCGCCGGCCGTCTGGCCCGGCAGTTCGGTATTGAGCTGGATGGCCAGGGGTTTGCCCAAACCCCATATTTCGAGCCGGTGGAGACCAGCAGGGCCGGGGTGTATGCGGCCGGGGCGTTTAAAAATCCGGTTGCCATCCCCAGGGCGGTGGTCCAGGCGTCGGCCGCCGCCGCCTCTGTCTCAAAGGCCCTGGCCGGCCGGCGCCGCACACTGGCGGGGGAAGAAGACCTCCCCCGGGAACGGGATATCTCCGGGGAGGCCCCGTCCATCGGCGTTTTTATCTGTTCATGCGGAAGCAATATTTCAGGGGTGGTGGATGTGACGGCCCTGGGGGAATATGCCGCAGCCCTTTCCCATGTGGATTATGTGGAGAACAATCTGTTTACCTGTGCTGTGGCGGTTCAGAAAAATATCAGGGACCGGATCAGGGAAATGAAGCTGAACCGGATTGTCATTGCCGCCTGCTCCCCCCTCACCCATGAGCATATGTTCCGGTCCACCTTGAGGGAGGCCGGGCTTAACGGGTACATGGTGGAAATGGCCAACATCAGAAATCTGAACGCCTGGGTTCACCGGGAGAATCCCCGGGGGGCCACCCGGAAAGCCATGGCCCAGGTGGGGATGGCCGTGGCCCGGGTTGCACTGAACACTCCCCTGGCCCGGGTGCCCATTGGGGTGGTTCCCAGGGCACTTGTGGTGGGCGGTGGGGTGGCCGGGATGACAGCGGCACTGACCATTGCAGATGCCGGCATCCATACCCTTATTGTGGAAAAGGAAACCCGGCTGGGGGGGAATGCCCTGAACCTTGATACCTGCTTTAACGGTGATCCGGTGGGCCCCATGCTGGCGGACCTGATCCGCCGGGTTGAAGGCCATCCCCATATCCGCGTCTGCATGGGGGCGGTGCTGGAGGATGGCGGGGGGGCGGCCGGCCGTTTTACAGCGAAAATCAGGGCCGGCAGAACCCTTGAGTCTTTCAGCTTCGGGGCGGCGGTGATGGCCACGGGGGGAGTTGAGGCCAGGCCCGGGGAATACGGCTTCGGCCCCCAGACCCGCCCCGGGGTGATGACCCAGATGGAATTTGACCGGCAGGTGATGGCACGCCGCGAAAAACTGGACCGTACCTCGGATGTGGTTTTCATTCAATGTGTCGGATCCAGGGAAGACGGCCGGATTTATTGCAGCCGGATCTGCTGCATCCATTCGGTAAAGGCGGCAATTGCACTGAAACAGCATGACCCCGGCATCCGGGTACATATCCTCTACCGGGAGATCCGGACCTATGGAAAATGGGAGACCCTGTACACCAGGGCAAAGGCCCTGGGGGTCTCCTTTGTCCGGTATACCCGGGAAACCAAGCCGGTGGTCTCATTTGGAGACAATCAGATAAGGGTGGCCGCAGCCGCTCCCCGGGGCGGGACACTGACGATTAATGCCGATTATCTGGTACTGGCCTCCGGGGTCACTGCCGGGGATAACAGATCACTGGCGGAAATGTTCCGGTTTTCAGTCAATGAGGATGGATTCTTCAATGGGGCCCACCCGAAATTGAGACCGGTGGACCTGTCGGTGGCCGGCCTTTTCCTCGCCGGGCTGTGCAATTACCCCAAGCCCATGGACGAATCCATTGAAGAGGCCCGGGCCGCGGGGCTGCGTGCGGTAAACCTTCTCTCCCAGAATGAAATTAAATCCGATGCCGTCAAGGCATATGTGACCGATGGGTGCGACGGTTGCGCCCTCTGTGTGGATGCCTGCCCCTTTGGGGCGATTTCCCTTGTCAGCCAGGGGCGGGATAAAGGGACGGACGGTATTGGAAAGAGGGGGGGGCGGGCGGCCGTTGACCCGGCCCTGTGCCAGGGGTGCGGCATTTGCGCCGCCACCTGCGGGCGTGACGGCATCCTGGTCCGGGGATTTACCACCGACCAGCTCCGGGCACAGGTCCTGGCTGCCCAGGGACCCTCTGGTAGCGGGTTTGATCCGATTATCGTCGGGTTCTTATGCAATTGGTGCTCCTATGCCGGCGCGGACGGCGCAGGTGCGGCCCGGCTTCAGTATCCGGCCGGGTTCCGGCCCATCCGGGTCATGTGTTCGGGCATGGTCCGGCCGGACCTGGTCCTTGACGCCTTTAACAGCGGGGCGGACGGTGTCATCGTTTTGGGGTGCCATCCCGGGGAATGCCACTACATTGAAGGAAATACCCGGGCGGCGGCCCGGGCCGGGGCCCTTTCATTCTCCCTGGATCGGATGGGGATCAACCCGGAACGCTTCGGCCTGGGGTGGATATCGGCGGCCCAGGCCGGGGCGTTTGCCCGGGAGGTGGCCGCATTCTCGCAAAAGATAAAGGGGCTCGGCCCCCTGGCCAGGGGGACGAAAAGAAAGGGGGCAGCCGATGAAATCTTTTTTTGA
- a CDS encoding Coenzyme F420 hydrogenase/dehydrogenase, beta subunit C-terminal domain, producing the protein MKSFFDLVQSVQKNGLCCNCMGCAVFCRAAGFNALGINSEGKPVYEKMENCFECGLCHAVCPALGEFDGDIKAQAGWTAPPGRILEAVIVGAAGPGEAPGALARLLIQLFDSRRIDGVVVTLPGGHVSLGASREKILAAVRPIPEDGAGRIRVEEKGNLDVLQPIVAGALTRVALVGAPCQIRALRKMQVLNLAPSHAIEICFGLFCSGEKYLAGCRYCSDFSSEFADISWGRVEGLQTGESTFIARTDAGQAMLTDCLAAGELVPPEGGGHGREAPAMAVKTVKSVSARKKARALRNLRSLKTRSVKVNI; encoded by the coding sequence ATGAAATCTTTTTTTGATCTGGTGCAGTCGGTACAGAAGAACGGGTTGTGCTGTAACTGCATGGGCTGCGCGGTATTCTGCCGGGCGGCCGGGTTCAATGCCCTCGGGATCAATTCTGAGGGGAAACCCGTCTATGAAAAAATGGAGAATTGTTTTGAATGCGGCCTTTGCCATGCCGTCTGCCCGGCGCTGGGGGAATTTGACGGGGACATAAAAGCGCAGGCCGGATGGACGGCCCCGCCTGGCCGGATCCTTGAGGCGGTTATTGTTGGAGCTGCCGGCCCCGGGGAGGCGCCCGGCGCCCTTGCCCGCCTTTTGATCCAGCTGTTTGACAGCCGGCGCATTGACGGTGTGGTGGTCACCCTGCCCGGGGGCCATGTTTCCCTTGGGGCCTCCCGGGAGAAGATTTTGGCCGCTGTCCGGCCCATCCCGGAGGATGGGGCCGGCCGGATCCGGGTAGAGGAAAAAGGGAATTTGGATGTATTGCAGCCGATTGTCGCTGGGGCCTTGACCCGGGTCGCCCTGGTCGGCGCCCCGTGCCAGATCAGGGCCCTGAGGAAGATGCAGGTGCTGAACCTGGCGCCTTCCCATGCCATTGAGATCTGTTTCGGCCTGTTTTGCAGCGGAGAAAAATACCTGGCGGGCTGCAGGTATTGCAGTGATTTCTCATCGGAATTCGCAGATATCTCCTGGGGGAGGGTGGAGGGCCTTCAAACGGGGGAAAGCACGTTCATTGCACGGACAGACGCAGGGCAGGCTATGTTGACCGATTGTCTGGCCGCCGGGGAGCTTGTGCCGCCGGAGGGCGGCGGCCATGGACGTGAGGCCCCGGCCATGGCCGTGAAGACGGTGAAATCCGTTTCTGCCCGGAAAAAAGCAAGGGCCCTGCGCAATCTGCGAAGTCTTAAAACCAGGTCGGTAAAGGTGAATATCTGA
- a CDS encoding response regulator transcription factor has translation MKILVAEDDTHIRIGLADTLESEGYRVIQAEDGARALALFEQEEPDLLLLDVMMPEKSGYDVCQAVRVADSAVPVIMLTAKGEEIDKVVGLKLGADDYITKPFGIHELLARVEAVLRRALPPAPVTDVAEKEPFPFAKFTVNPKTYKLTGPETDWDISKRELELIRLFAAHPGEVLDRDTLLNRIWGIDYSGTTRTLDQHIAMLRKKIETDPGTPELIKTVHGIGYRFEE, from the coding sequence ATTAAAATACTTGTGGCTGAAGACGATACCCACATCAGAATCGGGCTGGCAGACACCCTTGAAAGCGAAGGATACCGGGTCATCCAGGCCGAAGACGGCGCACGCGCTCTCGCTTTGTTTGAACAAGAAGAACCCGACCTACTCCTGCTGGATGTGATGATGCCGGAAAAAAGCGGCTATGATGTCTGCCAGGCCGTCCGCGTTGCCGATTCCGCCGTCCCCGTGATTATGCTCACGGCCAAGGGCGAGGAGATCGACAAGGTCGTGGGGCTGAAACTGGGGGCCGACGACTACATCACCAAACCCTTTGGCATCCATGAACTTCTGGCCCGGGTGGAGGCGGTGCTCCGCAGGGCCCTCCCGCCAGCGCCGGTGACTGACGTCGCGGAGAAAGAGCCTTTCCCCTTTGCCAAATTCACGGTCAACCCCAAGACCTACAAGCTGACCGGCCCCGAAACCGACTGGGATATCTCCAAGCGGGAGCTTGAACTGATCCGGCTATTTGCCGCCCATCCCGGGGAAGTGCTGGACCGGGACACCCTGCTCAACAGGATATGGGGAATCGATTACAGCGGCACCACCCGGACCCTGGACCAGCACATTGCCATGCTCAGGAAAAAAATAGAAACCGATCCCGGTACTCCTGAATTAATTAAAACGGTACACGGTATCGGGTACAGGTTTGAAGAATAA
- a CDS encoding HAMP domain-containing histidine kinase, whose translation MAGRRSILIFWALLMVPALILAGIAFRLLSLEEARIRQARITTLVDQARTAAGHIDLTIETVQNNLTGALLEIPAHALEQRLLEWERQNPLVRNVFILHPKKGLEYPLRSLAATREERQFINRFAPLFSGEMAFDFNRAAMEESPVPASRTGLYALSREPSPAPHASGWIPWFSDNRLYILGWVQRLENGPVYGVELEMMTLLSRLASEFPAPGQKGAALVLSDGSGSTLLRSGEAAAEGEPDGRLAVSLRLPHWSLSVYRGNAAHGSTRGFMVLALLLLGLMLTAIVSGGIMITRLTLAKIKDARHKTSFVASVSHELKTPLTSIRMYAELLQSGRIKDVSKQARYLEVIVGESGRLTRLINNLLDFGRLEQGRKTYNPVPFDMKDFLEGLIGIHAIRLRNAGFEIIKDFAPGPFPVVTDRDALEQSVLNLMDNTLKYADQGKFITFILAREAGDTLVKVRDGGPGIPAPAADRVFEKFYRADNSLTAAKPGSGLGLSIARQMLRDQGGDLYLDPDCAPHQEAEMSRGACFTIRIPHNEKD comes from the coding sequence ATGGCCGGCAGACGATCCATACTCATATTCTGGGCACTGCTCATGGTGCCCGCCCTGATCCTGGCCGGGATTGCATTCAGGCTGCTTTCCCTTGAAGAGGCGCGGATCCGCCAGGCCCGCATCACCACCCTGGTGGACCAAGCCCGGACCGCTGCCGGCCACATCGACCTGACCATTGAAACCGTCCAGAACAATCTCACCGGGGCCCTGCTGGAAATCCCCGCCCATGCCCTTGAACAACGGCTCCTTGAGTGGGAGCGGCAGAACCCCCTGGTGCGCAACGTCTTTATCCTTCACCCCAAAAAGGGCCTTGAATATCCCCTGCGGTCCCTGGCCGCCACCCGGGAGGAACGGCAGTTCATCAACCGGTTCGCCCCCCTGTTTTCAGGGGAAATGGCCTTTGATTTCAACCGGGCCGCCATGGAGGAATCCCCGGTACCCGCGTCCCGGACCGGGCTCTACGCCCTCTCACGGGAACCCTCCCCCGCCCCCCATGCCTCGGGATGGATTCCGTGGTTCAGCGACAACCGCCTCTATATCCTGGGCTGGGTGCAACGGCTGGAAAATGGCCCGGTGTACGGGGTTGAACTGGAAATGATGACCCTGTTATCCCGGCTGGCATCGGAATTTCCCGCCCCCGGGCAGAAAGGCGCCGCCCTGGTCCTCAGCGACGGCAGCGGCAGCACCCTGCTCCGGTCGGGGGAGGCCGCCGCGGAAGGGGAGCCGGATGGACGGCTCGCGGTCTCCCTCCGCCTGCCCCACTGGTCCCTCTCCGTTTACAGGGGCAATGCAGCCCACGGCAGCACCCGGGGGTTCATGGTCCTGGCCCTGCTCCTTCTGGGACTGATGCTCACGGCCATTGTCTCCGGAGGCATCATGATCACCCGCCTCACCCTGGCCAAAATTAAAGATGCCCGGCACAAAACCTCATTTGTGGCTTCGGTCTCCCACGAACTGAAAACCCCCCTGACCAGCATCCGCATGTATGCGGAACTCCTCCAGTCCGGCCGGATAAAAGATGTAAGCAAACAGGCCCGCTACCTTGAGGTCATTGTGGGGGAAAGCGGACGGCTCACCCGGCTGATCAACAACCTCCTTGATTTCGGCCGCCTGGAACAGGGGCGAAAAACATACAACCCCGTACCATTTGACATGAAAGACTTTCTGGAGGGACTCATCGGCATCCATGCCATCCGGCTCCGGAACGCAGGCTTTGAAATCATAAAAGACTTTGCCCCGGGCCCCTTTCCGGTGGTCACCGACCGGGATGCCCTGGAACAGTCCGTACTCAATCTCATGGACAACACCCTGAAATACGCGGACCAGGGAAAATTCATAACATTCATCCTGGCCCGGGAGGCGGGTGACACCCTGGTAAAAGTCAGGGACGGCGGCCCCGGTATTCCAGCTCCTGCCGCAGACCGGGTCTTTGAAAAATTCTACCGTGCTGACAATTCCCTCACCGCAGCCAAGCCAGGGTCCGGCCTTGGACTGAGTATTGCCAGGCAGATGCTCAGGGACCAGGGCGGAGACCTTTATCTGGACCCGGACTGCGCCCCTCACCAGGAAGCGGAGATGAGCCGGGGCGCATGCTTTACCATAAGGATTCCACACAATGAAAAAGATTAA
- a CDS encoding VWA domain-containing protein translates to MQKIKFSILAISFILAMTTAASAALPATVACRVETDRSVLPAGGPQNIILKVTLDAPAAPARALRPKVNVALVLDRSGSMAGTKLKMAKEAAIEALSRLGHQDVFSLVTYDTTVQTLVPAQKLRDINPIIRTVQRIESGGNTALFGGVSQGASEIRKFIERDYIHRVVLLSDGLANVGPRMPGDLGRLGAGLFKEHISVTTVGVGNDYNEDLMAQLSQKSDGNTYFAESGIDLPRIFAEELGNVLNVVAKQVVLTITLPDGVEPLEIIGREGRIRGNQIELSMNQLYGGQEKFALIEVRLPQSRAGRSMKVAMAHVRYHDPYAMADRSSKGTATARFSSDPAKVEASTNVKVVRDYQLNLNALAQEKAIELSDKGKPAAAAQELRKSAAKLKEVGAVYKDEALIQEAKEAEAQADTLENEGMSKKSRKLLRTKSYQMKNQQLKK, encoded by the coding sequence ATGCAGAAGATTAAATTCTCAATTCTGGCAATATCTTTTATTCTGGCAATGACCACGGCAGCTTCCGCTGCCCTGCCCGCCACCGTGGCCTGCCGGGTGGAAACCGACCGCTCGGTGCTGCCCGCCGGCGGTCCCCAGAACATTATCCTCAAGGTCACCCTAGACGCCCCTGCGGCACCGGCCAGGGCGCTTCGCCCCAAGGTCAATGTCGCCCTGGTACTGGACCGGTCCGGCTCCATGGCCGGGACCAAGCTGAAGATGGCCAAGGAAGCGGCCATTGAAGCCCTCTCCCGGCTGGGACATCAGGATGTCTTCTCCCTGGTCACCTATGACACCACGGTACAGACCCTGGTGCCGGCCCAGAAGCTGCGGGACATCAATCCCATCATCCGGACGGTGCAACGGATTGAATCCGGCGGCAACACCGCCCTCTTCGGCGGGGTCAGCCAGGGGGCCTCGGAAATCCGAAAATTCATTGAAAGGGACTATATCCACCGGGTGGTGCTGCTCTCCGACGGCCTGGCCAATGTCGGCCCCAGGATGCCCGGAGACCTGGGACGCCTGGGGGCGGGCCTGTTCAAGGAGCACATCTCCGTTACCACCGTGGGCGTGGGCAATGACTACAATGAAGACCTCATGGCCCAGCTCTCCCAGAAAAGTGACGGCAACACCTATTTTGCAGAATCCGGCATCGACCTTCCCCGGATCTTTGCCGAGGAACTGGGCAATGTCCTCAATGTGGTGGCCAAACAGGTGGTCCTGACCATCACCCTGCCCGACGGGGTGGAACCCCTGGAGATCATCGGACGGGAAGGCCGGATACGGGGGAACCAGATTGAGTTGTCCATGAACCAGCTTTACGGGGGGCAGGAAAAATTCGCCCTCATTGAGGTCCGCCTGCCCCAATCCCGGGCCGGCCGGTCAATGAAAGTGGCCATGGCCCATGTCCGCTACCACGACCCCTATGCCATGGCAGACCGCAGTTCAAAGGGGACGGCCACGGCCAGATTCTCCAGCGACCCGGCAAAGGTTGAGGCCTCCACCAATGTCAAGGTGGTCCGGGACTACCAGCTCAACCTCAATGCCCTGGCCCAGGAAAAGGCCATTGAACTTTCCGACAAGGGCAAACCGGCAGCAGCGGCCCAGGAGCTGAGGAAATCGGCAGCCAAGCTCAAGGAAGTGGGTGCCGTCTATAAGGACGAAGCCCTTATCCAGGAAGCCAAAGAGGCAGAAGCCCAGGCCGATACCCTGGAAAACGAAGGCATGAGCAAAAAGAGCAGAAAGCTGCTGAGAACCAAATCCTACCAGATGAAAAACCAGCAGTTGAAAAAATAG
- a CDS encoding RrF2 family transcriptional regulator: protein MRLTTKSRYGTRLILDLGVYGAEKPVPLSDISKRQNISLKYLEQLTVKLKKAGLIKSLRGASGGHMLAKPAADITIGDIVRTLEGHHQITDCAEDQKNACGVCNKAGDCLSRWVWVEASNAMFNCLDSITVERLLNMANASDSPNCRRKHSGSEDDAPDPAQ, encoded by the coding sequence ATGAGGCTCACCACCAAAAGCCGGTACGGCACAAGACTGATCCTGGACCTCGGGGTCTACGGGGCTGAAAAACCCGTCCCCCTGAGTGATATTTCCAAACGCCAGAATATTTCCCTCAAATACCTGGAACAGCTCACGGTCAAATTAAAAAAAGCCGGCCTGATCAAAAGCCTCAGGGGGGCCTCCGGCGGTCACATGCTGGCCAAGCCCGCCGCTGACATCACCATCGGCGACATCGTCCGCACCCTGGAGGGACACCACCAGATCACCGACTGCGCCGAAGACCAGAAAAATGCCTGCGGCGTCTGCAACAAGGCCGGCGACTGCCTCTCCCGCTGGGTCTGGGTGGAAGCTTCCAACGCCATGTTCAACTGCCTGGACAGCATCACGGTGGAGCGGTTGCTCAACATGGCCAACGCCAGCGACAGCCCCAACTGCAGGAGAAAGCACAGCGGCAGCGAGGATGATGCCCCCGATCCCGCCCAATAA
- a CDS encoding (Fe-S)-binding protein, whose amino-acid sequence MPEGTLCNKKPIDTAEGITTLLADKSGAKYYEEMKHIEVDTDLLWETIQKTCKSRIRTWLEICAHCGMCADSCFLYLANKRDPKQVPAYKIQSTLGEIIKRKGKVDNKFMRNAMRVAWSQCTCCNRCGMYCPHGIDTGIMFGYLRGLLYQQGFVPWEMKIGAGMHRVYNAQMDISSEDYVDTFEWMVEEYEDDYPGLTVPVDVEGADIMYTVNAREAKHYPEDLAEAAILFHIAGENWTIPSKGWEQTSLAMFAGDWAACKMQVESVYDAMGRLKPRRMVGTECGHAHRASVVEGPYWAGREDGRPPAESIHYIEWLAEALREGKLKIDPSKRIKVPCTLQDSCNYVRNHGLRDTAREIVSYIVEPGYFIDMDPNRQNNFCCGGGGGFNGIGYFRKERNVGLKVKRDQILATGAKLVIAPCHNCWDAIRDLEEEFEIGIEWSFLKPLIIKMLDIPDHLKPQEEDM is encoded by the coding sequence ATGCCTGAAGGAACGCTTTGCAACAAGAAACCCATTGATACCGCAGAAGGGATCACCACCCTGCTGGCGGACAAAAGCGGTGCAAAATACTACGAGGAAATGAAACATATAGAGGTGGACACGGACCTGCTCTGGGAAACCATCCAGAAAACCTGCAAGTCCCGCATCCGCACCTGGCTTGAAATCTGTGCCCACTGCGGCATGTGCGCCGATTCATGCTTCCTCTACCTGGCCAACAAGCGGGACCCCAAGCAGGTCCCCGCCTACAAGATCCAGTCCACCCTGGGCGAGATCATCAAGCGCAAGGGAAAGGTGGACAATAAATTCATGCGGAACGCCATGCGGGTGGCCTGGAGCCAGTGCACCTGCTGCAACCGCTGCGGCATGTACTGCCCCCACGGCATCGACACCGGCATCATGTTCGGTTACCTGCGCGGCCTGCTTTACCAGCAGGGGTTTGTCCCCTGGGAGATGAAAATCGGTGCGGGGATGCACCGGGTCTACAACGCCCAGATGGACATCTCCAGCGAAGACTACGTGGACACCTTTGAATGGATGGTGGAAGAATACGAAGACGACTATCCCGGCCTCACTGTCCCCGTGGACGTGGAAGGGGCCGACATCATGTACACGGTCAACGCCAGGGAAGCCAAGCATTACCCCGAGGACCTGGCCGAGGCGGCCATCCTCTTCCACATTGCCGGTGAAAACTGGACCATCCCCTCCAAGGGCTGGGAGCAGACCTCCCTGGCCATGTTCGCCGGTGACTGGGCCGCTTGCAAAATGCAGGTGGAAAGTGTATACGACGCCATGGGACGGCTGAAACCCAGACGGATGGTGGGGACCGAATGCGGCCATGCCCACAGGGCAAGCGTGGTTGAAGGCCCTTACTGGGCAGGCCGGGAAGACGGAAGGCCCCCGGCGGAATCCATCCACTACATTGAATGGCTGGCAGAGGCATTGAGAGAAGGCAAACTGAAAATCGACCCGTCCAAACGGATAAAAGTTCCCTGCACCCTCCAGGATTCCTGCAACTATGTGAGGAACCACGGCCTGAGGGATACGGCCCGGGAGATTGTATCCTATATTGTCGAACCCGGATATTTCATCGACATGGACCCCAACCGCCAGAACAATTTCTGCTGCGGCGGGGGCGGCGGATTCAACGGTATCGGCTATTTCAGAAAAGAAAGGAATGTCGGTCTCAAGGTGAAGCGGGACCAGATCCTGGCCACGGGGGCCAAACTGGTCATTGCCCCCTGCCATAACTGCTGGGATGCCATCCGGGACCTTGAAGAAGAATTTGAAATCGGTATTGAATGGTCTTTTCTCAAACCCCTGATCATCAAAATGCTGGATATTCCCGACCACCTGAAACCCCAGGAAGAGGATATGTAG